The Ictalurus furcatus strain D&B chromosome 12, Billie_1.0, whole genome shotgun sequence nucleotide sequence GTGCAATCGAATCGTcttgagccaaggaatcagCATATACTCCAAATTTGCTGTATTAACGCAACGGACTGTCCATATCTGTGTGtaaaatttcataactttcctgcAAGCGGTTCTATGGACTGCCATAGACTTCCAGAGTGGGAGCAgatgaagaataataataagaggaagaaaactaACATTATGGGGTCTTTGCccctaataaatatagctgcaaacAGCAATTATTGGAGTTCAAACCATTTAGGGCCCTTAAAGATGttaaaagatattacttaatattgtgcaatccTATAAGCACCTAAATCAGAGAAAAACCaagataattttaagaaatattggCCTTCAATAAGcttgtctaatagctgctgaacaTTGCTCAACCAATGGCTGCCAACTGGTCACAAtcggtatttttttttagaattgtcCTCAGATTTAACCCATACTTAAGTATCCAACGtttggtgaaaatatctcattctgttcaagagttatagccatttaaataaaagtggCCATGCcctgttttcatgttttttcagTATTAAAGCGCCACCATGTGGCAAAACTGCGCCAACTTTTCTGGCCGATCTTAGGTTAAATTTTCAGCTCTCTAGGCCTTACAGTTTGGTCTGCACAATCAGTTTTAGggcagaataataaataaataaataaataaataaacaaacaaacctgcaagcagcaattatcgGGGTTCAAGCCGTTTAGGACccttaaatatattaaaagatATTTCTTAATAATGTGCAATCCTATAAGCACCTAAATCAATAAAACCAAGATAATATTAAGAAATATCGGCCTTCATTAAGcttgtctaatagctgctgaacaTTGCTCAAccaatggcagccatgtttttcaagAATCACAATTGTCCTCATATATGCTGATTTGACCTTGGACAAAGACAATTCTtgcaagatttatttatctgctGATTGGCCTTGGACAAAGACAATTCTGCAGGATTTTAGAATTACTGCAGGACTGCTGCACacctgcagaaataaaataaagttcccaCGTACTTAATCTATCCTGCAGGACAACTTCTTAtttcctgtaaataaataaattttgccTAGATTTGATATCGTTCTTGCTGAGATTTCTcttattgtaaaatattttaaactcattgataataataagaataacaagTTTCTGAAGAATCATGATCATATTTTTCTTCCTGATTGAGGtgctattgttgttttttctcttccttttccttttatgTTATTGTATTTCAATGcagtgttgttttcttttcttgcagTAAAAAAGGTATCGAATGCACTAATTCAACTGTCATCAGCCATCGTGTGTCTGAGGCGGTATAGTTctgcttttattaaataatttctttaatCATTATGGTGTACCAAATTACTGTTTCGTTATGTATTTGTGACCGCATAATTAGCttgcttactatcaaacactgctaattttattatttacacacagcggttagcataacgttagctcgcttacaaGCAAACacagttaatattattatttataaaagaatttcttacctgttttaatttttttttttaggtgtgaATTGTATTGCTTGGAAACTTTAAAGATTACATCAGTTATGTGAcataatttcaataaataaaatatttaatttatgaaaATACTTTGCTTTTGTTGTGAAGTTATTTCCCCTGTATGTATCCTGCAGGACACAAACACTCGCCATGTCCTGCAGAATTTCATATTTATCCTGCACAATATTCCTGTAGgaagtttgtgttttaaatagaCCTGCAGGACATAATTCCTGAAGGATATAATTCTTGCATATACATTTATCCTTCATATAATTCCTGTAGGTATTTCTACAGAAAAATTAGttgaaaatcattaaaaaaatgtagttgAAATATTCCTGCAGTATTCATGTTGGGTTGTTTGTAAGAGTAAAATGTAGTTAATTACTTATCTCGtaatatttctgtataataatctgtataattgactattattaatctcttaataatgcaagattaatttgaaaataaacgaaatacatacaatacagtttaatGTAGCTAGCACAGAGGACGTGAACTGCTCCGAGGGTGTCATCGAGTAATTACGGTAATTCCGACATGGCGTGAACGCagccagtggaaaaaaaaaaaaattatatatatatatatatatatatatatatatatatatatatatatatatatatatatatatatatatatatgtgtgtgtgtgtgtgtgtgtgtgtgtgtgtgtgtgtgtgataaatatTAATGTGAAAATTTTTACgtgaaaaaaattatgaaatatttatgtgggggaaaaaatgtgctgttaacattaaaagctgaaataaaacaaacagacaaaaacactACAATCGTCTCAGACTGATGACGTAATTTGAACGTGACACGTCCTTGTTGTATAAGACATAACTGAACTGAAGCGCAAATTAATGAGAAaccaaaagagaaaaataccATGAAACAAATACCTCGAAAAGTAAAGTGTGCCATATAAGTGTATTATATTTGTGATATTTTCGTTTTTGTTATTATTCAATCTCACTACATAACCCGCTAAAGCAGTGAACCCGTGTCCACTCTGCCTGGTGCAAATGGGTCTCCTCCCATTTGTTGTCAAAGGAGGATttgttagcatgctagctaacgGCATTCAACTATGCCAATGCGCGGCTGAAGATCACAGGGAAGAGAATGATACAGCAAACCACCTGAAACCATGAAATGGATATGCCAAATTGACAACCATTTGAAGAGGACTAAAACCAGAACAAGGATTTTATTGTAGAAGATGCTTTAGTCGCGTTGTCTTTATTAAACCATCAAGCAGAATAATACGCGCTCCAGTCCAACAACGTTCGCCCGAGTATGATGGAGGTGATGTCGTATGACAACAGTTTGTATTGAATTATCTAGCCAGCTCCTATCGTTGTATGATAACGGATGTCAGTCTCAACCCAGAATTTGGGACATGGAAATACGTGTTTAGATAACATGCGTTGAACTGTGCCTAATACGCACATGCACTTCTGCATGTATTTCAGACAGGTCCGATCAGGAAACCTAGCAGTCGTTGGTCCACGAAAGTATTTTAGCATTGCAGCTAGCTTGTAGGCACTGACCTGCTTAGTTAGCGTTAGAGTATTAACGTTAAGCTTTGAACACATAAAAAAAGTTCGTTTTCATTGCAGCGGATCTTTGTCATGCGTCTCACACTAGTTTTAATCTGTGAATATTAGTGTACTGTTTGTTAACTAGCATTCCGCTAACTACGCCAGTCCTTAAACCGGAGCTCGTGCGCTAGCCGACACTTTATACCAAAGCACGGGTTACTTTAGCTCTTCTCTACTTAGTGAATACACGGTTTtatgaaatgcatcagtctgaATCAACCGGGGATTCTCCCGGGACCAATAAGGTGGCACACGCATCTGTTTTTACCAGTCGTAGGGGCAGTAACACGGGAAGTGGTGGTACGTCTGCCACTTTGAACGCAGTCAGCATGAACTGTAATGCCATCCCGACTGATGACCACCAGTTATCACGATTAATTCACCATACACCCCCAGCTGGATCATCCTCACCAAGCCCTCATCATTCTGCCAACAGCCTGAATGTACAGGTGCAGTCTCAATCTCACCAAAGCGCTGGGGCCCAAGTGAAAAAGAAGAGTGGCTTTCAGATTACAAGTGTCTTGCCGGCGCAGGTCAGTGCTAGCACTAACAACAGTATAACAGATGATCAAGAGAGCTATGACGATATGGATGAGTCACATACTGAGGATCTGTCCTCTTCTGACATTCTTGACGTGTCTGTGTCACGGGCCACTGACACAGGTATTCCTGAGAGAAGTTCTTCTGAAGAAACGCTAAATAGTCTACATGGAGGAGAGACTCCTGGAGTTATATCACCTAATGAGCCAGTGAATACTCACTTGCACTCTGTACAACCAGGATATATAGTGAATGGGACTGTTCATCACCATAACCACTATCCTCCTGGACACCATAAGGACCTGGGGATGGCCTCAATGGCTATGCCACAACAGCCATTTCAAGGGGTACCTGTGTGCTTTGCATCACTAAATAGCAGTGCTCCATCTACAGGCACCACTGTGCAATCTTTTACTGCTGTCCAGAATATAACCCAAATATCCACTTCAGTCCAAGCTGCTGTTGTTGATGTAAGTGCCACTGGAAAAGTGAACCAGACCTTATTTTCAGCATCAGGCTCTACAAGTGGTGCCAGTGAAACAGGGATGCCAGGGGGTGTGATTGGGTCAAATGCTACTGGAGAAGGACTCCTTGGTGAAACAGTGCCTGAAGGAAACAGTACAATGGGAATTATAGTAACAGCTGTGCAGCCTCCTCCAGCATCCAGCACCCCTCAAATTCAGGCTTCCACATCCATTGCATCCCGTTTCAGAGTAGTGAAGTTGGACTCCAGCTCGGAGCCCTTCAGAAAGGGACGGTGGATGTGCACAGAGTATTATGAGAAAGAAGCTCCTGCTGCAGCTCCGTTTACAGATGCAGCACCTACCTATCAAGCTGTGGAGTGCTTCATCCATTCCGAGAGTGAAAGCACAAGTGGAGGTTCATCTTGTAGCACGATGAGTGGTGCAGGAGATCAAGGAATACAGCCTACCCAGCCGATATTTGTACAACCTGCTGTCCCTGTTCTACAACCAAGTCTTTCCCAAAACTCTCCCCAacttcacacacattctcaagATACTGGAATGCACACTCTTGCTTCACCAGCTGTAGCCTCCCCTAACAACCCACAAGTTGTTTCAGTCCCAAATCTATTAGGAACTGAAGGTCAGCCTCCCCCTCCCAGGGCTGAACAGCAGAGCCCCTACATCGCAGAGGGTCACGCTGGCCAGTTAAAGAGTGGCTACCCTATTAATCAACAGCCTTCTGTGCTCATGAACCCGGGTTTGCAGTCAGTAGATTATGCCCAAATCTCACATTGCATCCAATCCCCAGCACAGTCTCATCAGATGCTGCCAGTTCAGAGCAGTATAACACCTAGGGCTACCCCAGGACCTAGCCTTCCATTTGGGACTCCCACAATGACTGTCTCACACTCTGTATCTTCAAGGCCCCAAGTTCCAATTCCACAGTTCGCACAAGGTAGCACAGTAAATCAGGTCCAGCAACATCAAACACAAATGCCCTCAGAGCAGCAACAGCAGGCCACTGCTAATCAGCCACCCCAACCAACGTCTTTGACTACAGGCCAGACTGCACCTAGTTTACCTTCATCTTCTCTTCAGAGCAATATTCAACTAGGCATTCCTACTTCCCTCGTGCATGGAGGTACTGTTGGAGGTCACTCTGGTGGGCTAGGTCTGACCTTGCACCACAAGGGAGGCCAGTCCTCCCAGCTTCCCCTAGCAAGAGGCCCTTATAGTGGTGTAACACCTCTGACAGCCTCCCAGCTCGAAGATGCTGGGCGTCTACTTTTCCAGCACCAGTCCCTATTTTCTCTGCCCCGGCTGGCAACAGGTGGTGTGTCGGGGCTTGCTGGACATTGTGGCTTTGAAGCAAGTGCCAGTTTTGTACAGGAGGGTAGTGCCAGTGGAGATGCTGGTTCTTTAGCTACATCTGCAGGCACAGATGAAGACAGGTAAGAGTTATTGAGACATCAAATATAAATTCATTCAActgaaacaaacatttttatgtaaCTATTGCTCATACAGAGACGAACACCTGCTCTAACTTGTGGTTTACATAAACACTAAAAATATTAGGAATGTCAGATATTGGATTGTTTTGCCAAAAACAATAGTCTGTCATTGTTTGGTCTGTATAGCACAATGATCTTTACGGAAACATTCTCTGTTTGCGTGTGCACTTCAGGTAGTTGCTTTTGAGTGAAATGCTCAATGTCCACTTACTTTGAGCTTGAGCTAGTTTCCTGCTtctaaatattacacaaatgGTCCTGTAGTGGGAAAGAATTCATTTATATCATGTAACTCTCTTTAAATGTACAGTGAGTATCTGCTACTCAGATGGCTTGTGATGACCGAATAGAACATAATCTCTCTCCTTTTATTCAGAGCACTAGTGATGTTTCTATTCCCATGTCAGGGACCATCCTAGGACTTGATTCATtgccatgcatgttttttttaacaccatCACAGTCAGTGTGGAggtattgtgtgtttgtttttgtttttctgtaccTGAATCAGACTTTATATCGACACAGCCAGACCAGTGAGAGTTCTGTGCTGCAAGTGGTCAACCCCTATATACGAGCTATTGACCTAAAAAGCTATTCAGGCTTTTCTCTTCAGCCAGCTTTGGCCTCTGTCAAATTCTGGTGCTGTATCTTCACAGTTCTATGTACAAGCAGCAGGGCAGTAGACCTGTCATGATAACTAAATTTTTTGGACAATATTTTGTCCCAGAAATAACTGCGATAAACAGTATTATTCTCGTTTTAAGACCATTTTGTGCCACCAATATAATGATGATGTAATAGCATAGTTTTCATTCTCtgacaaatatttttaaattgccaATATTTTGTAGtgtcttatttattaattttggtcaattttactctgactaaaataacattacaatgaGGACTCTTGTTATACAgcattgtgaattctttaagCTTTAGgtatttattgtttgtgttttagtgcgttgtcactagggctgcaactaacaattattttcataatcgattagtttgccgattattattatttatttattttccgaTTAATCTGatggggcaaactttcaggttagtaaaaaacgaatgtgttccatttgacatgatattacctttctaaaattcatacactagaccagtggttctcaaccttttgtgagctttggacccctagcatattttgAAAATCCTCAAGGACcctatatatttaacagtcgtttctatatatgttgctttattttattaatatgtaacgttaataatattaacatttaaaattgaatcaaaacatttcaagattttattttttacattttattgttggtgtgacatttatttTGACTTTCTGAAttatactttgtttattttttccgtTAATGCAACACTTGAACctgtctaccactcataggtttttgcaaattttaatttcatttgtaaataaatttaaaataaatccatcaatgaactatatttgcgaataaccaaattgattaattttaaaacatccaatttgaattttttttatacatttaacaaaaatatatatacataatattatttaaacatttctaaaactttcctacggaccccctgcaattacaccactgaccactaggggtccgcgcACCCCTGTTGAAAAACACTGCACTAGCTGGGTAGTGCATAGTGAAAAtgtgtcatttgggacacaagtttagtatttactctccggaGCGTGTTTTCCGAACAGAAGTTTATTTCATGTAACTGCCCACTCATTTGATAACATCAACCTCAGTTGCACCTTCAATTAAGACGCTTAGTGTCTGCTAAAGGCACTTGACCTGCcatttttttgtcctttaattttttccccccactgacTTCAGTCATGGCAGTTATTGAATGTGGTTTAGGCTATAGAATCAATTAAATACTGTTCTACAGTCAAGCCAAAAATTGTCATCACTGTTGTAATTCAGCAGCCTATTTTGCCTGTTGTAACTGGTTTTAGCTGTACTATACTGAGGTGGCTGCTGTGTTTGGTTCTGTTGTACTTCTGGGCTATTTGTAAGAACCCCAATCCTGTCATGTCATGAATGTGGTGTTGTAGGTTTTTAGTTTTGAATCAGTTCATGCCTGCCATGTTTGGCTCTGGTCTAGCTCAGGACTTTATTGCTTGTTAACATGCTCATTTGGTAAGCATGCATAGTCTTTGTGTTGATGATGTGTAGTATTCCCAGGAGTATTTATCTCTAGATATCTGTCTGTCATACCAAAGCATAAGGTCAGAACAGGGCAGACATCCCACAAGTACTGGAAGCAGGGCAGCATATTACTATTGGGAACTTGGCAAATGCCTAGTCTGGCACTTAAGTAAGGATAGTCACACATTTTAAAACGATTGTCACCTATTAGAAACCTGATCAAAGTTGGTCATTTTGCCTAATTTTTTAGTGCACTCCGTAAATACAGCTGAGGTTGCCCTTTTTCAATCTTGTCCGTCACAAGCTCTTTGAAGCCTACTGGTGCAAATTCTGTTTAAGGATAAGAGGATTTTTTATCCTGATGCAGCAAAATGCAGCATTATTATGCCTCATAGTGGTTTAAATGTGCTGTCTACAGATTGTGTGCAAAATGTTCCCCATGTccttgtatttgtgtgtatgttgaatGCGATTCTGAAACTGGCCTATGGAGAATTTACAAtgatgtacagtcccctccgaaattACTGGAACTAGGAGTgttccgatcaggatttttggGACCGATCCCTGATTTGAAACCATATGTAGCGATGGTATACAGGCGCTCAGATTCAATGTCACAGAATCTTTTCTGGACTGCTTCCAACAACGTGGCTTTTGACGTTTTTACACCATGGCCAGTCTCTGCTGTTCTCTCAAGAAGATGAGTTATAGCTCTGATGGATGGTATAACATCTGCAGCAGATGCAGTTGATGAGCTGATCTGTTGCATGAGATCTTCAAATGGGGTGAGTAGCGAAATCATATTTTCCACCAATTTCCACTGGCTGCCGGTGAACATGGAGGATAAGTCATAGTCAACTCCATGAGCACACAGGGCACGTTTCTGTTCCAGCAGACTCTGTAGTATGTATAAAGTACTGTTCCACGTGGTAGGTACATCTTGCTGTAGCCTCTTGATAGGCTGGCCCAGTTGTTTCTGAATACTTTGAAGTTGGGAGTAGGCAAGCTGGGAGTGTTGGAAATGACCGACGATGTATCTTCCAGCGGTTATTAAATCAGCAATGCTGCATTGTGATGTATCTCCCTCAGCCACGGCAAGTTAGCGTGTATGCGCCATGCGTGGAAGGATGGGTAGATCGGCATTCCTCATAGCCTTTTCCATGTTCTTTGCATTATCCCTTAGAATAACGTGCACTTTTTCCTTCAGGATTCCCCATGCTCGAAACATGTTTCCAGCAAGAGACTCTGACAAGTGACCCTGAAAACTCCTGAGAATGAAGaatagcttttttgttttgttttgattactAAACAGTTTTGATTACTAAACAGTTTTGATTACTAAACTGATCAGTTAGGCTGAACATGGACATGGGACATACACTCGCACTCCAAATGTCACTTGTGAAATTGATTGTTATTATGTTGTCCTTCATAATTCTGTTGACATGTGTAAACACTGTGCGGTATAACTGCTGCAGGCATACATCAGTGAAATATTTACACCCAGGCAGAGTGTAATGTGAATCCAAGTAGGACATGAGTCGCCGGAACCCTTCATCTTCCACAATAGACAACGGCTGGTGATCAAGGCATGTgaattccattccattccattccatttctTTATGCTTCTTGCTGTCCTTGATGTAGGGTTGCTGTCTTTGAAACGTTTCTGTTACCAACAGCTGAGTGAGTGGCACCTGAACTGTCCTGCTCTCTCAGCGCTAGCTAACATTGAAAACTATTCATATTCCTTTATGTGACTAACCTTCAAATGCCTGGTGAGGTTGGTGGTGTTAAAATGTTTTCGGTGCTTTCTGCCTCGTGGGATTTCCTTGGTACACACGTTGCAAATTGCTAATTTATTGTCTTTTTCACACAACTGGCTAAAATGGCTTCACCAGTCTACCTTCTACAGTTGAAGCCATTTTAACagcacgtaaaaaaaaaattcttgcgAGTTTTGTGTCATCTGATCTGTTCTTCTGGATCTGCCTTTATAGAGATCGCCGATCAAACTATTTAAAACAATTATCGGCTGATAACAATCAATCGGCGCACCCTTAATTGGAACGGTAAAGCCAATTCATTGGggcttgagatcaaaatatgaatataagaAGCGAGTTTAGaagttcagcttttatttcctggtatatATGTAGATGTATAAATTGACACAGGACATggtacattttgtatcagaccacccaatttgtaggtgagcaaaaatattggaacatgtgactgacaggtgtttcttgttacccaggtgtgtgtCCAGTtagattgattatttaaacaataaatagctctgaacatctgctcttggttttagccttcagtttctcCTCTGAAGACTGCAATTGTTGTCAAAAAGGATAAGCCAGcgtgaagatcagagagctgtccatggcagaaaagcaagccattttgaatctgagaaaagacgggaaaatcagtcagaggcattgcacaaacattgggcgtggccaatacaacaatttggaatggcctgaaaaagaaagaaaccactggtgtactgagaaaCGGACACCAAATGGGTTggccaaagaaaacaacaaaagctgatagaaatattgtgagaactgtgaagaaaatttaaaaaaaaaaagtcagtgacattaccaacaaCTTCCACAGGGCACGGGTGAAGGtttcacaatccaccgtttgaagaagacttgagagcagaaatatagaggccataccacaagatgcaaaccactcaacAACACAGGGCTCTACtgtaacaatttattttatttattttttttacaaaaattagGAGCAAGGTTGaagtttagtttattttaaagagatggtaacgttaatgtgccacaatataacgcaCAAGTAGGCATGGAACAatttgagctggtcaattatgacagaatttaggaacatagtgtgagccatgacacattaatttaccttctgataaactagatttaatatttttaattaattttacagactgtatgcaaaaaacaaccggtaacctgttccaccttgtaaacaaatacaataaacatcaatgttcagtgtttgaagtctgctcctcttaaatatatttaaagctacactattagacattttccactgtcatggttctgggctggagtcagttctcgacccactctgtgtatattgtgtatatatctgaataatctcatataggatgtgattgggtgagttcatttacccgtcagatgcaaagcgctttagtttaatactgggggaaccaatctaaaaggaacaactgataaacaaacaaacaaaattaattaaatgtaaagacagaaaatgtgcttagttataaataaatcattttatattttaaaaaaataaacattataataaattcataaaatataaataaaatgagaaatgaaataatgtttaattactataggctgcatttaatatcaatttgaataTCATAGTAGGCTATTTCTTTAGGCTATTAgccttctttttcctaatatgtaTCGTTTTTAtattagtctacttttaattaggaatctttattaagatatttaaaaataaataaataattgtgtttatcacttaaccaacagtatttctcattgctattattttaactcaattaacagtgaccatgagcagagagcttacatttaactgtttatgacctcctgattaaagtttaaacaaaaaaaagattggtatctggattggtatcggctgtaaaaatcctgatcggagcaccAGTAATGAACACAAACAGAAATATGGATCACCTACTTTTGGCTGTGTGAAAAATCTTTGGAATGTCTGAGCCCGTATAACTCATTAAATATGAGTGTAGAATATGCCTCTTAACAGGCACAAAGGTTTAGTGAGGTTTAGTCATCATGCACTAATGTGAAGTGAGAAGGCCTGGTGAACAGGTCCCATTTCGATTCACGTCAAAGAAGTTAAGTTGGGGTAAGGTCAGGGCTCAGACCATTCATTTGCTTCCGCATCATCCCTGGCCAATGATGTCTTTATGAACTTCTCTTTGTGCACCGAGGCATTGTCATCatgaaacaggtttgggtctcttaagggaaatcttaatgctacagcatacagagacattctagacaattgtgtgcttccaactttgtggcaatagtttggggaaggcccacatatgggtgtgaaagtgaggtgtccacatactttttggcATACCTATAGTGTATTCTGTGGGAAACTTAAATAATTGCACTCTGCATCCCTGATTGGGATATTTGCGGTGTCATGGTCGCACCATCCCTTATGTGTCCCCCTCCCTCTAGACTCTCCATGAATCACACTACAACAAAGCTCTGCTTCTCCATGCAATGGACATGGACTGCATTGAAACCCCTTTGGCTATGTAATTGGCTACTGTTGTTTCTACCTCTGCAGCCACTTCTCTCATGTTTGTAGTGATGTCGTACACAGCTGCTATCAAATGCACAGAATTACATGGCTGCTATCGAGAACTGGCTAACTTTTTGGCTAAGTAGTACTGTACATTGCATTTTCTTGCAGCCACAGTCtctttcaataataataataataataaactttattttataaagcacctttaaaagcagcttctcaaagcgctgtacacaaaataagcagtacacagaaaaataaaacatataaaagttaataagaataacaacgttaataataataataaaagtaaacatcaacagtcaaatgcaagtttaaaaaaagtgtgtcttaagttgagctttaaaagtgccaaaggtctgagcttccctgagttcaggaggaagagagatccaaagggaaggagcagagagagaaaaagccctgtcacct carries:
- the LOC128615386 gene encoding TSC22 domain family protein 1-like, with product MHQSESTGDSPGTNKVAHASVFTSRRGSNTGSGGTSATLNAVSMNCNAIPTDDHQLSRLIHHTPPAGSSSPSPHHSANSLNVQVQSQSHQSAGAQVKKKSGFQITSVLPAQVSASTNNSITDDQESYDDMDESHTEDLSSSDILDVSVSRATDTGIPERSSSEETLNSLHGGETPGVISPNEPVNTHLHSVQPGYIVNGTVHHHNHYPPGHHKDLGMASMAMPQQPFQGVPVCFASLNSSAPSTGTTVQSFTAVQNITQISTSVQAAVVDVSATGKVNQTLFSASGSTSGASETGMPGGVIGSNATGEGLLGETVPEGNSTMGIIVTAVQPPPASSTPQIQASTSIASRFRVVKLDSSSEPFRKGRWMCTEYYEKEAPAAAPFTDAAPTYQAVECFIHSESESTSGGSSCSTMSGAGDQGIQPTQPIFVQPAVPVLQPSLSQNSPQLHTHSQDTGMHTLASPAVASPNNPQVVSVPNLLGTEGQPPPPRAEQQSPYIAEGHAGQLKSGYPINQQPSVLMNPGLQSVDYAQISHCIQSPAQSHQMLPVQSSITPRATPGPSLPFGTPTMTVSHSVSSRPQVPIPQFAQGSTVNQVQQHQTQMPSEQQQQATANQPPQPTSLTTGQTAPSLPSSSLQSNIQLGIPTSLVHGGTVGGHSGGLGLTLHHKGGQSSQLPLARGPYSGVTPLTASQLEDAGRLLFQHQSLFSLPRLATGGVSGLAGHCGFEASASFVQEGSASGDAGSLATSAGTDEDSSSGASVVAIDNKIEQAMDLVKSHLMYAVREEVEVLKEQIKELIERNSQLEQENNLLKNLASPEQLAQFEAQVQSTSPTLGTQSGTLGGPPTSHTQGLGPPV